CATACTAGGCTGACGCCGTATATATGCGAGCATCCGAACGAATTTCCAAAGTCTATTTTCCCTTGACCATAGGGCGGGGCCATATATGCTCTAAAAGAGAACCTTACGGGCTGCGTCCAGCGCCCGGCTGAAGTCGTCGTCCGTATGCGCGAAGGACACCATACCGGTTTCATAGCCCGAAGGCGCAAGATAGATGCCCTGGGCGCGCATCTGCTTATAAAAACTGGTGAAGAGCTTTTGATCGCACTTTTGCGCGCTGGCGAAATCCGTCACTTCGTGTTCGCTGAAATAGGGGCAGAACATGGAAGCCAGAGTCGGCATCTGCAAGGGCACGCCCTTGGAAGTGATGATGTCGCGCAGGCTGAAGGCAAACGCGCGCGTGCGGTCTTCAAGCGCGGCATAATCGGACTTTTTAAGAATGCCAAGCGTGGCCAACCCGGCGGCCATAGCCAGCGGATTGCCCGAAAGCGTGCCTGCCTGATACACGCCGCCTCTGGGCGCGATCAGTTCCATAAACCGCCGTTTGCCGCCAAACGCCCCAACGGGCAGGCCGCCGCCGATGATCTTGCCAAAGGTGGTGAGGTCGGGATCAACCTTGAAGCGAGCCTGCGCACCGCCAAAGGCCGCGCGAAAGCCCGTGATGACTTCATCAAAAATGAGCAGGCTCTGGTGCTGGTCGCATATGGCGCGCAAGCCTTCAAGAAAGCCGGGCTTGGGCAGCACGAGGCCCATATTGGCAGCCACGGGCTCCACGATGATGGCGGCGATGCTTTCGCCGTGACGGGCAAAGCATTCCTTGACCGCGTCCAGATCGTTGTAGGGAGCCAGCAGGGTGTCGGCCACCACCGCGGCGGGCACCCCGGGCGTGCCGGGAATGGAGAAGGTGGCCAGCCCCGATCCGGCAGCAGCCAGGAAGGGGTCGGCATGCCCGTGGTAGCAACCCACGAACTTGAGTACCTTGTCGCGCTTGGTGACCGCACGGGCCAGACGCAAGGCGCTCATGGTGGCCTCGGTGCCGGAATTGACCATACGCACCATTTCAAGGCTGGGCATGGCGGCCACCACAGCTTCAGCCAGCTTTACCTCGTCTGGGCAAGGCGCGCCGTAGCTGGTTCCACGGTGGGCGGCATCGCACACGGCGCGGGTGACGGAAGGTTCGTCATGTCCAAGGATCATCGGGCCCCAGGAGAGCACAAAATCGATGTACTGGCGTCCGTCCACATCCGTGAGGTGGCAGCCGTGGGCTTCGGCGATAAAGAGCGGCTGGCTGTCCACATTGTGGCAGGCCCGCACAGGGCTATTGACGCCGCCGGGAATGACCGCCTGGGCTTTTTCAAAGAGCTGGCGCGAAGTCGTATCCATTCTGGTCTCCTTTAGAGCATTTTGCACTTGAAATAGCCGCGTTACGACGGGCAAAGCTCGCCTACGCCTATTTAGTGGCAAGAGTTTGCACGCAAACCCTTGCAGAACAATTGATTCATTTCATTCGTAAGTTGCTCTAGATAGCGTGGTCACAGGAGCAGGTTTCATTCTTTAGCATGCAAGGCGCGTCTGCTTTGAAGCAAGGCACTCAGTTCGTTACCCAACTGAAAAGCAGACACTGCCCGATGCCACCAAAGAACGAAAGCCGCGCGGGACGCCACCATCTAAGCGAAATAGGTCATAGAAATTTTTTTCAGTTCCTTGAGGCTGCGCAGAATGGCATGTTCCTTCAGGTCAGTGTCACGCATGATGTCATCCACCACACTCAGGCATTCCGCCTCGCTGCGCCCGTGAAT
The Desulfovibrio intestinalis DNA segment above includes these coding regions:
- the hemL gene encoding glutamate-1-semialdehyde 2,1-aminomutase; the protein is MDTTSRQLFEKAQAVIPGGVNSPVRACHNVDSQPLFIAEAHGCHLTDVDGRQYIDFVLSWGPMILGHDEPSVTRAVCDAAHRGTSYGAPCPDEVKLAEAVVAAMPSLEMVRMVNSGTEATMSALRLARAVTKRDKVLKFVGCYHGHADPFLAAAGSGLATFSIPGTPGVPAAVVADTLLAPYNDLDAVKECFARHGESIAAIIVEPVAANMGLVLPKPGFLEGLRAICDQHQSLLIFDEVITGFRAAFGGAQARFKVDPDLTTFGKIIGGGLPVGAFGGKRRFMELIAPRGGVYQAGTLSGNPLAMAAGLATLGILKKSDYAALEDRTRAFAFSLRDIITSKGVPLQMPTLASMFCPYFSEHEVTDFASAQKCDQKLFTSFYKQMRAQGIYLAPSGYETGMVSFAHTDDDFSRALDAARKVLF